From the genome of Nasonia vitripennis strain AsymCx chromosome 1, Nvit_psr_1.1, whole genome shotgun sequence, one region includes:
- the LOC100121153 gene encoding traB domain-containing protein isoform X4, protein MPLFFRNKRKIKRKKYNASIGSGLESDVEDNTSEANSVPEKPQGNKPDLNIDDDLPSTVTLLKTSEGGKCYLLGTAHFSVESQNDVSKVIQAVQPHIVMVELCLDRVHVLQLDEETILEEAKNINFSKIRDTIKENGLYTGLFQLLMLQMSAHLTKVLGLAPGGEFRRAFAEAKKIPNCIVHMGDRPIKITFSRAISALSWWQSIKLSWHLLTDKSPISQKDVEKYKCRDSLEELMAELAGEFPALEEVFVKERDTYLTYSLQLACSRPLVGPDGEPIPPRVVGVVGMGHTLGIIENWGKVKRSQIAPIMSIPPPSLSGRILKFTFKASLVGSIIYIGYKYIPMPTGVIQSLKSSVAGLIKSLKSYFGLHSEP, encoded by the exons ATGCCTCTCTTTTTTAGAAACAAGAGAaagattaaaagaaaaaaatataatg CGAGTATAGGTTCTGGATTGGAATCCGATGTTGAAGATAATACAAGTGAAGCGAATTCAGTACCAGAAAAACCTCAAGGAAACAAGCCTGATCTAAATATTGATGATGATTTGCCAAGCACAGTCACATTGTTGAAGACTTCGGAAGGTGGTAAATGTTATCTTTTGGGAACTGCTCATTTCAGTGTTGAAAGCCAAAATGATGTGTCCAAG GTGATTCAAGCTGTGCAACCGCACATAGTCATGGTTGAGCTTTGTTTAGATAGAGTTCACGTTTTACAGTTAGATGAAGAAACTATTCTTGAGGAGGCTAAGAATATTAATTTCAGTAAAATTAGGGACACCATTAAGGAAAATGGCCTGTACACAGGACTCTTTCAACTTTTAATGCTACAAATGTCAGCTCATTTAACCAAAGTCCTTGGTTTAGCACCTGGAGGTGAATTTCGCAGAGCTTTTGCAGAG GCGAAAAAGATCCCAAATTGCATTGTCCACATGGGTGATCGACCTATTAAAATAACGTTCTCTAGGGCTATAAGCGCGTTATCGTGGTGGCAATCAATAAAACTGTCGTGGCATTTGTTAACGGATAAATCACCTATAAGCCAGAAGGATGTTGAGAAGTACAAATGCCGAGACTCTTTGGAAGAACTAATGGCGGAACTTGCAGGAGAGTTTCCTGCGTTAGAGGAAGTTTTTGTAAAAGAACGCGATACGTACCTGACCTACTCCCTACAGCTAGCTTGTAGTAGACCACTCGTCGGGCCAGATGGTGAGCCGATCCCACCGAGAGTTGTTGGTGTCGTTGGTATGGGACACACCCTAGGTATCATCGAAAATTGGGGTAAAGTGAAACGGTCACAGATAGCTCCGATTATGAG CATACCACCACCTTCGCTGTCGGGccgaattttaaaattcacaTTCAAGGCTTCACTCGTAGGATCAATTATCTACATAGGCTATAAATATATTCCTATGCCGACAGGTGTCATACAATCTCTTAAGTCATCGGTGGCCGGACTTATCAAG TCTCTCAAATCATATTTCGGTCTGCACAGTGAGCCGTGA
- the LOC100121153 gene encoding traB domain-containing protein isoform X1, whose protein sequence is MASNNIPTMMEEKHFGYGGNKSDIKVNDINATKDFLNTETGKHNNHIEPPAEQTVKVDESSKSDVDTIEDVHTKEKSLDTPDSESTATNKGYDYTSIGSGLESDVEDNTSEANSVPEKPQGNKPDLNIDDDLPSTVTLLKTSEGGKCYLLGTAHFSVESQNDVSKVIQAVQPHIVMVELCLDRVHVLQLDEETILEEAKNINFSKIRDTIKENGLYTGLFQLLMLQMSAHLTKVLGLAPGGEFRRAFAEAKKIPNCIVHMGDRPIKITFSRAISALSWWQSIKLSWHLLTDKSPISQKDVEKYKCRDSLEELMAELAGEFPALEEVFVKERDTYLTYSLQLACSRPLVGPDGEPIPPRVVGVVGMGHTLGIIENWGKVKRSQIAPIMSIPPPSLSGRILKFTFKASLVGSIIYIGYKYIPMPTGVIQSLKSSVAGLIKSLKSYFGLHSEP, encoded by the exons ATGGCATCAAATAACATACCAACAATGATGGAAGAAAAACACTTTGGCTATGGAGGAAACAAAAGTGATATCAAAGTCAATGACATAAACGCAACAAAGGATTTTCTAAATACAGAGACTGGTAAACATAATAATCACATAGAACCACCAGCAGAACAAACAGTCAAAGTAGATGAGTCTTCCAAATCTGATGTAGATACAATTGAAGATGTTCATACAAAGGAAAAATCACTGGATACTCCAGATAGTGAGTCAACCGCCACTAACAAAGGCTACGATTACA CGAGTATAGGTTCTGGATTGGAATCCGATGTTGAAGATAATACAAGTGAAGCGAATTCAGTACCAGAAAAACCTCAAGGAAACAAGCCTGATCTAAATATTGATGATGATTTGCCAAGCACAGTCACATTGTTGAAGACTTCGGAAGGTGGTAAATGTTATCTTTTGGGAACTGCTCATTTCAGTGTTGAAAGCCAAAATGATGTGTCCAAG GTGATTCAAGCTGTGCAACCGCACATAGTCATGGTTGAGCTTTGTTTAGATAGAGTTCACGTTTTACAGTTAGATGAAGAAACTATTCTTGAGGAGGCTAAGAATATTAATTTCAGTAAAATTAGGGACACCATTAAGGAAAATGGCCTGTACACAGGACTCTTTCAACTTTTAATGCTACAAATGTCAGCTCATTTAACCAAAGTCCTTGGTTTAGCACCTGGAGGTGAATTTCGCAGAGCTTTTGCAGAG GCGAAAAAGATCCCAAATTGCATTGTCCACATGGGTGATCGACCTATTAAAATAACGTTCTCTAGGGCTATAAGCGCGTTATCGTGGTGGCAATCAATAAAACTGTCGTGGCATTTGTTAACGGATAAATCACCTATAAGCCAGAAGGATGTTGAGAAGTACAAATGCCGAGACTCTTTGGAAGAACTAATGGCGGAACTTGCAGGAGAGTTTCCTGCGTTAGAGGAAGTTTTTGTAAAAGAACGCGATACGTACCTGACCTACTCCCTACAGCTAGCTTGTAGTAGACCACTCGTCGGGCCAGATGGTGAGCCGATCCCACCGAGAGTTGTTGGTGTCGTTGGTATGGGACACACCCTAGGTATCATCGAAAATTGGGGTAAAGTGAAACGGTCACAGATAGCTCCGATTATGAG CATACCACCACCTTCGCTGTCGGGccgaattttaaaattcacaTTCAAGGCTTCACTCGTAGGATCAATTATCTACATAGGCTATAAATATATTCCTATGCCGACAGGTGTCATACAATCTCTTAAGTCATCGGTGGCCGGACTTATCAAG TCTCTCAAATCATATTTCGGTCTGCACAGTGAGCCGTGA
- the LOC100121153 gene encoding traB domain-containing protein isoform X2, producing the protein MASNNIPTMMEEKHFGYGGNKSDIKVNDINATKDFLNTETGKHNNHIEPPAEQTVKVDESSKSDVDTIEDVHTKEKSLDTPDSESTATNKGYDYTSIGSGLESDVEDNTSEANSVPEKPQGNKPDLNIDDDLPSTVTLLKTSEGGKCYLLGTAHFSVESQNDVSKVIQAVQPHIVMVELCLDRVHVLQLDEETILEEAKNINFSKIRDTIKENGLYTGLFQLLMLQMSAHLTKVLGLAPGGEFRRAFAEAKKIPNCIVHMGDRPIKITFSRAISALSWWQSIKLSWHLLTDKSPISQKDVEKYKCRDSLEELMAELAGEFPALEEVFVKERDTYLTYSLQLACSRPLVGPDGEPIPPRVVGVVGMGHTLGIIENWGKVKRSQIAPIMSIPPPSLSGRILKFTFKASLVGSIIYIGYKYIPMPTGVIQSLKSSVAGLIKVSASQ; encoded by the exons ATGGCATCAAATAACATACCAACAATGATGGAAGAAAAACACTTTGGCTATGGAGGAAACAAAAGTGATATCAAAGTCAATGACATAAACGCAACAAAGGATTTTCTAAATACAGAGACTGGTAAACATAATAATCACATAGAACCACCAGCAGAACAAACAGTCAAAGTAGATGAGTCTTCCAAATCTGATGTAGATACAATTGAAGATGTTCATACAAAGGAAAAATCACTGGATACTCCAGATAGTGAGTCAACCGCCACTAACAAAGGCTACGATTACA CGAGTATAGGTTCTGGATTGGAATCCGATGTTGAAGATAATACAAGTGAAGCGAATTCAGTACCAGAAAAACCTCAAGGAAACAAGCCTGATCTAAATATTGATGATGATTTGCCAAGCACAGTCACATTGTTGAAGACTTCGGAAGGTGGTAAATGTTATCTTTTGGGAACTGCTCATTTCAGTGTTGAAAGCCAAAATGATGTGTCCAAG GTGATTCAAGCTGTGCAACCGCACATAGTCATGGTTGAGCTTTGTTTAGATAGAGTTCACGTTTTACAGTTAGATGAAGAAACTATTCTTGAGGAGGCTAAGAATATTAATTTCAGTAAAATTAGGGACACCATTAAGGAAAATGGCCTGTACACAGGACTCTTTCAACTTTTAATGCTACAAATGTCAGCTCATTTAACCAAAGTCCTTGGTTTAGCACCTGGAGGTGAATTTCGCAGAGCTTTTGCAGAG GCGAAAAAGATCCCAAATTGCATTGTCCACATGGGTGATCGACCTATTAAAATAACGTTCTCTAGGGCTATAAGCGCGTTATCGTGGTGGCAATCAATAAAACTGTCGTGGCATTTGTTAACGGATAAATCACCTATAAGCCAGAAGGATGTTGAGAAGTACAAATGCCGAGACTCTTTGGAAGAACTAATGGCGGAACTTGCAGGAGAGTTTCCTGCGTTAGAGGAAGTTTTTGTAAAAGAACGCGATACGTACCTGACCTACTCCCTACAGCTAGCTTGTAGTAGACCACTCGTCGGGCCAGATGGTGAGCCGATCCCACCGAGAGTTGTTGGTGTCGTTGGTATGGGACACACCCTAGGTATCATCGAAAATTGGGGTAAAGTGAAACGGTCACAGATAGCTCCGATTATGAG CATACCACCACCTTCGCTGTCGGGccgaattttaaaattcacaTTCAAGGCTTCACTCGTAGGATCAATTATCTACATAGGCTATAAATATATTCCTATGCCGACAGGTGTCATACAATCTCTTAAGTCATCGGTGGCCGGACTTATCAAGGTCAGTGCCAGCCAGTAA
- the LOC100121153 gene encoding traB domain-containing protein isoform X3, with protein sequence MASNNIPTMMEEKHFGYGGNKSDIKVNDINATKDFLNTETGKHNNHIEPPAEQTVKVDESSKSDVDTIEDVHTKEKSLDTPDSESTATNKGYDYTSIGSGLESDVEDNTSEANSVPEKPQGNKPDLNIDDDLPSTVTLLKTSEGGKCYLLGTAHFSVESQNDVSKVIQAVQPHIVMVELCLDRVHVLQLDEETILEEAKNINFSKIRDTIKENGLYTGLFQLLMLQMSAHLTKVLGLAPGGEFRRAFAEAKKIPNCIVHMGDRPIKITFSRAISALSWWQSIKLSWHLLTDKSPISQKDVEKYKCRDSLEELMAELAGEFPALEEVFVKERDTYLTYSLQLACSRPLVGPDGEPIPPRVVGVVGMGHTLGIIENWGKVKRSQIAPIMSIPPPSLSGRILKFTFKASLVGSIIYIGYKYIPMPTGVIQSLKSSVAGLIK encoded by the exons ATGGCATCAAATAACATACCAACAATGATGGAAGAAAAACACTTTGGCTATGGAGGAAACAAAAGTGATATCAAAGTCAATGACATAAACGCAACAAAGGATTTTCTAAATACAGAGACTGGTAAACATAATAATCACATAGAACCACCAGCAGAACAAACAGTCAAAGTAGATGAGTCTTCCAAATCTGATGTAGATACAATTGAAGATGTTCATACAAAGGAAAAATCACTGGATACTCCAGATAGTGAGTCAACCGCCACTAACAAAGGCTACGATTACA CGAGTATAGGTTCTGGATTGGAATCCGATGTTGAAGATAATACAAGTGAAGCGAATTCAGTACCAGAAAAACCTCAAGGAAACAAGCCTGATCTAAATATTGATGATGATTTGCCAAGCACAGTCACATTGTTGAAGACTTCGGAAGGTGGTAAATGTTATCTTTTGGGAACTGCTCATTTCAGTGTTGAAAGCCAAAATGATGTGTCCAAG GTGATTCAAGCTGTGCAACCGCACATAGTCATGGTTGAGCTTTGTTTAGATAGAGTTCACGTTTTACAGTTAGATGAAGAAACTATTCTTGAGGAGGCTAAGAATATTAATTTCAGTAAAATTAGGGACACCATTAAGGAAAATGGCCTGTACACAGGACTCTTTCAACTTTTAATGCTACAAATGTCAGCTCATTTAACCAAAGTCCTTGGTTTAGCACCTGGAGGTGAATTTCGCAGAGCTTTTGCAGAG GCGAAAAAGATCCCAAATTGCATTGTCCACATGGGTGATCGACCTATTAAAATAACGTTCTCTAGGGCTATAAGCGCGTTATCGTGGTGGCAATCAATAAAACTGTCGTGGCATTTGTTAACGGATAAATCACCTATAAGCCAGAAGGATGTTGAGAAGTACAAATGCCGAGACTCTTTGGAAGAACTAATGGCGGAACTTGCAGGAGAGTTTCCTGCGTTAGAGGAAGTTTTTGTAAAAGAACGCGATACGTACCTGACCTACTCCCTACAGCTAGCTTGTAGTAGACCACTCGTCGGGCCAGATGGTGAGCCGATCCCACCGAGAGTTGTTGGTGTCGTTGGTATGGGACACACCCTAGGTATCATCGAAAATTGGGGTAAAGTGAAACGGTCACAGATAGCTCCGATTATGAG CATACCACCACCTTCGCTGTCGGGccgaattttaaaattcacaTTCAAGGCTTCACTCGTAGGATCAATTATCTACATAGGCTATAAATATATTCCTATGCCGACAGGTGTCATACAATCTCTTAAGTCATCGGTGGCCGGACTTATCAAG TGA